A genomic region of Christiangramia sp. OXR-203 contains the following coding sequences:
- a CDS encoding MFS transporter, translating into MNLTNLIEPFQALRNKVFAKLYVAQTISLLGDAITWVGLALLSYQFGEERAAAILATALTLRVTAFIIFSPFAGVLADRIARKKILYITHFIRMALVGLLPFINAEWQIYPLVFLMNVFNAFFSPTYRSVIPQVVDKKLYRQAIGLSAATYQVLGVLGPGLAGILAVWFGAREIFFVDAVTFIIAGIMLVTLPKSFSRPNHTDVRKKHPFKWQDVTKGIKLLFQNKYVRFALFIELVSAMAGAFILVNTIVLIKSGLNLTDKEYGWVMAAFGVGAAIAAFVSGALDKTKSRQVSLMLGALVLGLAISAANYLSFPLLLVFWVFAGLGQSLAEIPSETLIGENIPDEEQGKVYGSHFAFSHLWWAFAYPVAGYLGTAFPNKYFLYGGILTLLLLVVVFLFLRPKKRNGIV; encoded by the coding sequence ATGAACTTGACAAATCTGATAGAACCCTTCCAGGCACTTCGCAATAAAGTTTTTGCAAAACTATATGTGGCGCAAACCATCAGTTTATTGGGTGATGCCATTACTTGGGTGGGCTTAGCTTTATTGTCTTATCAGTTTGGAGAGGAAAGGGCTGCGGCTATATTGGCCACGGCCCTTACTTTACGTGTAACGGCATTTATAATTTTTTCGCCTTTTGCTGGCGTATTGGCAGACAGGATAGCTCGAAAGAAAATACTATATATAACCCATTTTATAAGGATGGCGCTTGTTGGTCTGTTACCCTTCATAAACGCCGAATGGCAAATTTATCCGCTGGTGTTCCTGATGAATGTTTTTAATGCCTTTTTCAGTCCTACATACCGTTCCGTAATTCCACAAGTGGTGGATAAAAAATTGTACCGGCAAGCCATCGGCTTATCAGCTGCCACGTATCAGGTATTAGGTGTTTTGGGGCCAGGTTTGGCAGGGATTTTAGCGGTATGGTTTGGAGCCCGTGAAATATTCTTTGTCGATGCGGTTACATTTATCATCGCAGGTATTATGCTCGTAACCTTACCAAAGAGCTTTTCAAGGCCTAATCATACGGATGTACGGAAAAAACACCCTTTTAAATGGCAGGACGTTACTAAGGGCATAAAACTTTTGTTTCAAAACAAATATGTACGTTTCGCTCTTTTTATAGAACTCGTATCGGCGATGGCCGGAGCTTTCATTTTAGTGAACACCATTGTTCTCATTAAGAGCGGTTTGAACCTGACCGATAAGGAATATGGCTGGGTTATGGCGGCGTTTGGTGTAGGTGCCGCCATTGCGGCATTCGTATCCGGAGCTTTGGATAAGACCAAATCCAGGCAAGTATCCTTAATGTTAGGCGCTTTAGTACTTGGGCTTGCGATAAGTGCTGCCAATTATCTGTCTTTTCCGTTGCTATTGGTGTTTTGGGTATTTGCAGGTTTAGGACAAAGTCTGGCAGAAATACCCTCAGAAACACTCATAGGTGAGAACATTCCCGATGAGGAACAGGGAAAGGTGTACGGGTCTCATTTTGCTTTTTCACATTTATGGTGGGCGTTTGCATACCCGGTGGCAGGTTATTTGGGGACTGCTTTTCCAAACAAATACTTCCTCTATGGGGGAATCCTCACCCTGTTATTGTTAGTGGTTGTCTTTTTGTTTTTGAGACCGAAAAAAAGAAATGGAATAGTGTAA
- a CDS encoding AraC family transcriptional regulator, with translation MTETEEQIQADYRNRINRVFEFIDANLDADLSLKTVSEIAFFSPFHFHRIFKFVTGETLNEYVTRRKIEKSSLDLLHKKITTTELAHKFGFSDNSSFSRTFKKYFGVSPTEFKKQNPNRHSKIRQLESKNGQDYPDYEKYICIIDNLKKWIKMNANIEIKEMPKMELAYVSSIGSQNLETAYGKLMQWATPKGLMNDQTKMVTIYHDSFKVTQADKVRMSACILLDKPTETKGEIGTTSIESGKCIVGKFKIGLNEFEKSWTGLFLWMNENGYTKTDREPFEIYHNNFNDHPERKAIVDFCIPIE, from the coding sequence ATGACCGAAACAGAAGAACAAATACAAGCAGATTATCGAAATCGTATCAACCGGGTTTTTGAGTTTATCGATGCAAACTTGGATGCGGACTTATCGCTAAAAACTGTTTCCGAGATAGCTTTTTTTTCACCGTTTCATTTCCATAGAATTTTCAAATTTGTAACAGGCGAAACACTAAATGAATATGTAACAAGGCGAAAAATTGAGAAATCATCTTTGGATTTGTTGCACAAGAAAATAACTACAACGGAATTAGCTCATAAATTTGGATTTAGCGATAATTCTTCCTTTTCACGAACTTTCAAGAAATATTTCGGTGTAAGCCCGACCGAATTTAAAAAGCAAAACCCGAACAGACATAGCAAGATACGTCAACTCGAAAGCAAGAACGGACAAGACTATCCTGATTACGAAAAATACATTTGCATCATTGATAATCTTAAAAAATGGATAAAAATGAATGCAAACATCGAAATCAAAGAAATGCCGAAAATGGAATTGGCTTACGTATCGAGTATCGGATCTCAAAATCTCGAAACAGCTTATGGAAAGCTGATGCAATGGGCAACACCTAAAGGTCTGATGAATGACCAAACAAAAATGGTAACAATTTACCACGACAGTTTTAAAGTTACCCAAGCGGATAAAGTAAGAATGAGTGCCTGTATTTTGTTGGACAAACCTACCGAAACCAAAGGCGAAATTGGAACAACCTCAATAGAAAGCGGAAAGTGTATCGTTGGTAAGTTTAAAATTGGATTAAATGAATTTGAGAAATCTTGGACAGGTTTGTTCTTGTGGATGAATGAAAACGGATACACTAAAACCGATAGAGAACCTTTTGAGATTTATCATAACAATTTTAATGACCATCCAGAAAGAAAGGCCATAGTAGATTTTTGTATACCAATTGAATGA
- a CDS encoding SRPBCC domain-containing protein: MSDLANRTLTIEKTFDAPVKLVWDAWTKSEHILKWWAPNGMDIKVIEHDFKVGGKWKYAMPMPDGNEFISEGIYKEIVEYKKIITSADFRPMTQDVELQTYFEEDGEKTKFTFSVIHSTPKYCKQQKEMGFYNGWGSAFERLEKVLESLQ, from the coding sequence ATGAGTGATTTAGCAAACAGAACCCTAACGATTGAAAAAACATTTGATGCACCCGTAAAATTGGTTTGGGACGCTTGGACCAAGTCTGAACACATTTTAAAATGGTGGGCACCAAACGGAATGGATATTAAAGTGATTGAACACGATTTTAAGGTTGGCGGAAAATGGAAATATGCGATGCCAATGCCAGATGGAAACGAATTCATTTCAGAAGGCATTTACAAAGAAATTGTAGAGTATAAAAAAATAATTACTTCAGCGGATTTTAGACCAATGACACAGGATGTGGAACTACAAACATATTTTGAGGAAGATGGAGAGAAAACCAAATTCACCTTCAGTGTTATCCACTCAACACCTAAATACTGCAAACAACAGAAGGAAATGGGATTCTATAATGGGTGGGGTTCCGCTTTCGAACGATTGGAAAAGGTGTTGGAGAGTTTACAATAA
- a CDS encoding metalloregulator ArsR/SmtB family transcription factor: protein MRRDVFQAIADPVRRDIIELLAKEPLSVNDVAKKFEISRPAISKHLKILNECGIINYEQIGRTRFCSIQPQELIPVFLWIKQYNKLWEDRIDSFENYLNKIQTKKDTK from the coding sequence ATGAGAAGAGATGTATTTCAAGCAATTGCAGACCCAGTAAGGCGTGATATCATTGAACTACTCGCTAAAGAGCCACTAAGCGTAAATGATGTTGCTAAAAAATTTGAAATAAGCAGACCAGCTATTTCCAAACACTTGAAAATTTTAAATGAATGCGGAATAATCAATTATGAGCAGATTGGCAGGACACGCTTTTGCTCTATTCAACCACAAGAATTAATTCCCGTTTTTTTATGGATTAAACAATACAACAAATTATGGGAGGACAGAATAGATTCTTTTGAAAACTACCTTAATAAAATACAAACAAAAAAAGATACAAAATGA